The following coding sequences lie in one Metallumcola ferriviriculae genomic window:
- a CDS encoding YegS/Rv2252/BmrU family lipid kinase encodes MGKKYAKLVYNPVSGEGSFARNLDNVIREFQTGGWQLSLLRTLPDVPVEAMFTGADEDKFDAIFAAGGDGTLHQTVNAMLKHNINLPLGILPVGTVNDLATFLGIPDGIGECCRVILQENLTDIDAGHINDRYFLNVASGGLLTDVPHNTPARLKNMLGRLAYYAKGLESLPKFRPIPLRVMAQHGRWDDKFLLFLVLNSTSAGGFKRLAPKASIQDGLLDVLLIKECPFAELLPLFLRILRGQHLNSPHVVFFQTKELTIESSQTVHTDLDGELGPSLPLSVKSMPKALQIFVPKGR; translated from the coding sequence GTGGGGAAGAAATATGCCAAGTTGGTGTACAATCCTGTTTCCGGGGAGGGCAGCTTTGCTCGTAATTTGGATAATGTCATAAGAGAATTTCAGACAGGTGGTTGGCAGCTGTCGCTTTTGCGTACGCTGCCGGATGTACCTGTGGAAGCGATGTTTACTGGGGCTGACGAAGATAAGTTTGATGCCATTTTTGCGGCCGGTGGAGATGGAACGCTGCATCAGACGGTAAACGCGATGCTTAAGCATAATATAAACTTACCTTTAGGGATACTTCCGGTAGGGACGGTTAATGATTTAGCTACTTTTCTAGGTATTCCCGATGGTATTGGCGAGTGCTGTCGGGTTATTCTTCAAGAAAACCTGACGGATATTGATGCCGGGCACATAAACGATAGATACTTTCTTAATGTGGCCAGCGGTGGATTATTGACCGATGTACCGCATAATACACCGGCACGCTTAAAGAATATGCTGGGTCGTTTAGCTTATTATGCCAAGGGTTTGGAAAGCCTGCCCAAGTTTCGCCCAATACCTCTTCGAGTTATGGCACAACACGGCAGATGGGATGACAAGTTTCTGCTCTTTTTAGTGCTAAACAGTACTTCTGCCGGGGGTTTTAAGCGTCTGGCGCCAAAAGCATCTATTCAGGACGGGCTGTTGGACGTTTTGTTAATTAAAGAGTGCCCGTTTGCTGAGCTGCTGCCGCTTTTTTTACGCATCCTGCGCGGGCAGCATCTTAATAGTCCGCATGTGGTCTTCTTCCAAACAAAGGAATTAACCATAGAAAGCAGCCAGACTGTGCATACTGATTTAGACGGGGAATTGGGGCCAAGCTTACCTTTGTCGGTGAAGAGTATGCCAAAAGCATTGCAGATTTTTGTTCCAAAAGGGAGGTGA
- a CDS encoding DUF6305 family protein, with product MRKTTFMILLIMALLISGCGKSVEKPFLMPHLPQPIAHERAIITPAGQGSEGLIISELASKLYISNRFWRKVRGQDLSDRYDCIIISLGMSHRGMDRLGVTLPEEKERLVSLAADAQKRGMAVVVVSMSRQRRYQGTDEIAKAIAPFIDYYLIIGDANHDNFFSRLAAAGGVPITVVKDFDRAKTPINSIFR from the coding sequence ATGAGAAAAACTACTTTTATGATACTACTTATTATGGCTCTGCTCATAAGCGGTTGCGGTAAATCTGTCGAAAAGCCTTTTTTGATGCCGCATTTGCCCCAGCCAATTGCACACGAGAGGGCAATTATTACCCCGGCGGGGCAGGGATCCGAAGGTTTAATCATTTCCGAACTGGCTTCAAAACTTTATATTAGCAACCGATTTTGGCGTAAGGTGCGAGGTCAGGACTTAAGTGACCGCTATGACTGCATTATCATTAGCTTAGGAATGTCCCACCGTGGTATGGACCGATTGGGTGTCACTCTGCCGGAAGAAAAAGAACGGCTGGTTTCTTTGGCCGCTGATGCTCAAAAAAGGGGCATGGCGGTTGTGGTAGTAAGCATGAGCAGGCAGCGGCGGTATCAGGGGACGGATGAAATAGCCAAGGCCATTGCCCCATTCATAGACTACTATTTAATTATTGGCGATGCAAACCATGATAATTTTTTTAGCAGGTTAGCTGCCGCTGGGGGAGTGCCCATTACCGTGGTGAAGGACTTTGACAGGGCCAAAACCCCGATAAACTCTATTTTCCGTTAG
- a CDS encoding sensor histidine kinase, with protein MTTLVDRDKLIQGILIAGFAILLQRFLEQPYWQVLTKLDESITRGDSGRLIIAASFMVGLNALRALPVYVGAFRAVEGVDSKQKPMAILVAGSIISLTFTLLYLLEQGQWEWGVPLAVFLGASGLFLLWGRGVLKFWHKVIIIGQLLLGSYWLAIAPVLTPVGFGAGELSTGIKLAGQFLNAESTLNFVSVAFFLPLITIAIVTTGLIDNYQKIIQQINERKKRENQMQRVQLAAAEARVLQEMHALVHDLKTPLTTIRGLNSLIEMTAANDKQAEYAGRIEIAAENMNGMISEILYEDVREPITIHSLINYVRAQIIPEELEQRFHFDVGQDMPKISVNKVRLARALVNVIDNAVRATRQNVAGRVDILAVRNNGGVEFSIKDNGDGMSEKELDMIWQPGYSSRNSSGLGLTFVRKVVENHGGSIEIDSQPDKGTVVRITIPDGRGDGHD; from the coding sequence GTGACCACATTGGTGGATAGGGACAAACTAATTCAAGGTATTTTGATTGCGGGGTTTGCCATCCTGCTGCAGCGCTTCCTGGAGCAGCCCTATTGGCAGGTACTTACCAAACTAGATGAAAGCATCACTAGGGGAGACAGCGGACGTCTAATTATAGCTGCATCTTTCATGGTGGGGCTTAATGCTCTGCGTGCTCTGCCTGTGTATGTAGGTGCTTTTAGGGCTGTTGAAGGCGTAGACAGCAAGCAGAAACCAATGGCCATACTGGTAGCCGGGAGCATTATTTCTCTAACCTTTACTTTACTGTATTTGCTGGAGCAGGGGCAGTGGGAATGGGGTGTGCCTCTGGCAGTTTTTCTTGGTGCTTCAGGTCTATTTCTGCTATGGGGCCGTGGAGTGCTAAAATTTTGGCATAAGGTGATTATCATTGGTCAGCTTTTATTGGGTTCTTATTGGTTAGCTATTGCCCCGGTGCTAACGCCCGTTGGCTTTGGAGCGGGGGAATTGTCGACAGGGATTAAGTTGGCGGGACAGTTTTTAAATGCTGAGAGTACGTTGAACTTTGTCAGTGTTGCCTTCTTTCTACCGCTGATAACTATCGCCATAGTAACTACAGGACTGATTGACAATTATCAAAAAATAATTCAACAGATTAATGAACGTAAAAAGAGGGAAAATCAAATGCAGCGGGTACAGCTGGCTGCTGCTGAAGCGAGGGTACTCCAAGAAATGCATGCCTTGGTACATGATTTAAAAACGCCCCTAACCACTATCAGGGGGCTGAATTCATTGATAGAAATGACCGCAGCCAATGATAAACAGGCAGAATATGCCGGTAGGATTGAAATAGCTGCCGAAAACATGAATGGAATGATTTCGGAAATATTATATGAGGATGTACGGGAACCCATTACTATACATTCATTGATAAACTATGTCCGGGCACAGATTATCCCTGAAGAATTGGAGCAGCGCTTTCACTTTGATGTGGGGCAGGATATGCCTAAAATTAGCGTTAATAAAGTACGATTGGCTAGGGCATTGGTTAACGTGATTGATAATGCCGTCAGGGCCACCCGTCAGAATGTTGCCGGCAGAGTGGATATCTTAGCGGTAAGAAATAACGGTGGGGTGGAATTCAGCATCAAGGATAACGGTGATGGCATGTCGGAGAAAGAGCTTGATATGATTTGGCAGCCCGGCTACAGTTCGCGAAATTCATCCGGTCTGGGGCTGACATTTGTTCGTAAAGTGGTAGAGAACCATGGCGGTAGTATAGAGATTGACAGTCAACCGGATAAGGGCACTGTGGTACGGATTACAATTCCCGATGGCAGGGGTGATGGGCATGACTAA
- a CDS encoding acyl-CoA thioesterase, translated as MTVELRVRYQETDQMGVVYHTNYLIWCEMARTELLRGTGMTYRAMEEDGIYLPVVEANCRYKFPAVYDDEVIVKASIVRITGVRLDFHYQIIRKEDGSLLAEAATYHAFANEGGSPLNIKKKAPQWWERLQKLEI; from the coding sequence ATGACAGTAGAATTAAGAGTCCGTTATCAAGAGACGGACCAAATGGGAGTGGTATATCACACCAATTACCTGATATGGTGTGAAATGGCCAGAACCGAGCTGCTGCGCGGTACCGGCATGACCTACAGGGCCATGGAAGAAGACGGAATTTATCTGCCTGTTGTGGAGGCAAACTGCCGTTATAAATTTCCTGCAGTCTATGATGATGAAGTCATTGTCAAAGCATCGATTGTGAGGATTACCGGGGTTAGGTTAGACTTCCACTACCAGATTATCAGAAAAGAGGATGGTTCTCTGCTGGCTGAGGCCGCAACATATCATGCCTTTGCCAATGAAGGGGGTAGTCCACTAAACATCAAGAAAAAGGCGCCTCAATGGTGGGAACGCCTGCAAAAACTGGAAATCTGA
- the ligA gene encoding NAD-dependent DNA ligase LigA — MSSASIENKIKQLRDELEDHNYQYYVLDQPTITDREYDDKLRELQQLEEEHPESQDPHSPTQRVGGAPREGFTTVNHPIPLLSLDNAFGEEELYQWHRRVEKLAGEAVTYIVELKIDGLSVALTYDDGRLVVGATRGDGEIGEDITANIKTIQSVPLKLRRQVQRLLVRGEAYMPRPAFIKLNKKRQEADEALFANPRNAAAGSLRQLDPKVAAQRNLQVFVYDILAVDGEELTTHDQALALLQELGFVVNSHHKLCHTIEEVYRYCLEWTEKREQLPYDIDGLVVKVNQLELHEAIGRTAKNPRWAIAYKFPAEQKESMVQDVFLRIGRTGVVTPTALLAPVQLAGTTVTKATLHNEDFIRDKDIRIGDAVIVRKAGDIIPEVVQVLPERRKGSEGEFKFPQYCPECGAHLKRADNEAAIRCQGGLACGAQVREGIIHFTSRNAMDIEGLGSKMVEQLLDAGLIKNIADLYYLRLEELLELQRVGNKSAQNLLDAIEKSKDNPLHQLIFALGIRHVGLGAAKVLSKQFHSLDNLAQAGVEELTAVSDIGPKMAESIVDFFQEERNQDVIGRLKTAGVNTQADQGTQGGELEGLTFVITGSIPGYSRKDVQDLIESRGGKAAAAVSRKTDYVLAGEDPGLKAEKARTLGVPVLQVEDLLKTLNGIT, encoded by the coding sequence TTGAGTAGTGCAAGCATAGAAAATAAAATTAAGCAATTACGTGATGAGTTGGAGGATCATAATTACCAATACTATGTATTGGACCAACCGACAATTACGGACCGAGAATATGATGACAAACTGAGGGAACTGCAGCAATTAGAGGAAGAACATCCCGAGTCCCAGGACCCGCATTCGCCCACCCAGCGAGTTGGGGGCGCTCCTAGGGAAGGATTTACCACGGTAAATCATCCAATACCTTTGCTTAGCTTAGACAATGCCTTTGGGGAAGAGGAATTGTACCAATGGCACCGGCGAGTAGAGAAGTTAGCCGGAGAAGCTGTTACGTATATAGTAGAGCTTAAAATTGACGGTCTCTCTGTGGCCCTCACTTATGATGATGGCAGATTAGTTGTCGGTGCTACCAGAGGCGATGGCGAAATAGGGGAAGATATTACGGCCAACATCAAGACAATACAGTCTGTACCGCTGAAATTGCGACGGCAGGTGCAGCGCTTATTGGTTCGTGGCGAAGCATATATGCCCAGACCGGCATTTATCAAGCTTAACAAAAAGCGGCAGGAGGCAGATGAGGCGTTATTCGCCAATCCCCGTAATGCAGCCGCCGGGTCCTTAAGGCAGCTGGACCCCAAGGTGGCTGCTCAGCGAAATCTGCAGGTATTTGTCTACGACATTTTAGCAGTGGACGGGGAAGAACTGACTACCCATGACCAGGCACTTGCTCTCTTGCAGGAATTAGGTTTTGTTGTTAATTCCCATCATAAACTCTGTCACACTATTGAAGAGGTCTACCGTTACTGTCTGGAATGGACAGAGAAGCGGGAGCAGCTTCCATATGATATTGATGGTTTGGTGGTAAAGGTTAATCAGTTAGAGCTTCATGAAGCAATAGGGCGTACCGCTAAAAATCCACGTTGGGCAATTGCCTACAAGTTCCCTGCTGAACAGAAGGAAAGTATGGTACAGGATGTTTTTCTGAGAATAGGCCGCACCGGGGTGGTGACACCCACTGCCTTACTGGCGCCGGTACAATTGGCAGGCACTACCGTTACCAAGGCAACCCTTCATAATGAAGACTTTATTCGTGATAAGGATATTCGCATTGGTGACGCGGTAATAGTGAGGAAAGCCGGGGATATAATTCCCGAAGTAGTACAGGTATTACCTGAGAGGCGAAAAGGAAGTGAGGGTGAATTTAAGTTTCCCCAGTACTGCCCTGAATGTGGCGCGCACTTAAAACGGGCGGATAATGAAGCGGCGATTCGCTGTCAGGGAGGTTTGGCCTGTGGTGCTCAGGTCAGGGAAGGAATAATTCACTTCACCTCTCGTAATGCCATGGACATTGAAGGGTTAGGATCGAAGATGGTGGAACAGCTCCTTGATGCCGGTCTGATAAAGAACATTGCCGACCTATATTATCTTAGGCTGGAAGAACTGCTGGAGCTTCAACGCGTAGGAAACAAATCAGCCCAAAACCTCCTTGATGCTATTGAAAAAAGTAAGGATAACCCACTACATCAATTAATATTTGCTTTGGGCATCCGGCATGTGGGACTGGGTGCTGCAAAGGTATTGTCCAAACAATTCCATTCGCTGGACAATTTGGCTCAGGCCGGGGTAGAGGAACTCACCGCCGTTAGCGATATCGGCCCGAAAATGGCAGAAAGCATTGTCGATTTTTTCCAAGAAGAGAGAAACCAAGACGTTATTGGACGACTAAAAACCGCCGGGGTAAATACCCAGGCTGACCAAGGTACACAAGGGGGAGAGCTTGAAGGATTGACCTTCGTTATCACAGGCAGCATTCCCGGCTACAGCCGAAAAGACGTCCAGGACCTAATAGAATCCCGTGGCGGAAAAGCTGCCGCCGCAGTTAGCCGCAAAACCGATTATGTACTAGCCGGCGAAGATCCAGGTTTAAAAGCAGAAAAAGCCCGAACTTTGGGCGTGCCGGTATTGCAAGTTGAAGATTTGCTAAAAACACTGAACGGAATAACTTGA
- the gatC gene encoding Asp-tRNA(Asn)/Glu-tRNA(Gln) amidotransferase subunit GatC has protein sequence MSNVSGKDVEHVAMLARLEFSAEEVEEFTKQLNDILGYMDKLNQLDISGVEPTAHVLGIDNVMREDITRKYFDNKTALKNAPDKEDGMFKVPKIV, from the coding sequence GTGAGTAATGTTAGCGGGAAAGATGTAGAACACGTGGCCATGCTGGCTCGGTTAGAGTTTTCTGCCGAGGAAGTAGAGGAATTCACTAAACAGTTAAATGATATCTTAGGCTATATGGACAAGTTAAATCAGCTTGACATCAGTGGTGTAGAACCTACTGCCCATGTGCTGGGGATAGATAATGTTATGCGTGAAGATATTACCCGGAAGTATTTTGATAACAAGACGGCCTTGAAAAATGCCCCGGATAAAGAAGACGGTATGTTCAAGGTTCCTAAGATAGTTTAA
- the pcrA gene encoding DNA helicase PcrA, producing the protein MSRLLEHLNTEQKEAVTSVSGPLLIIAGAGSGKTRVITHRIAYLLDEMDVDPGRILAITFTNKAANEMKERLEKLLSYPVSGMWVSTFHSACVRILRRETDHLPYGRNFVIYDAADQRTLLGSCVKELGLDEKRYTPRVIAAKISNAKNQLYTPEKFRQKADDFFDEQVAKVYTLYQEKLFKYNAMDFDDLIMQTVLMFSRKPEVLAYYQNRFQYILVDEYQDTNHAQYILVKLLAQQHENICVVGDPDQSIYGWRGADIQNILDFEHDYSSAKVIRLEQNYRSTRNILGAANEVIKQNMGRKPKNLWTENEEGRKIIKYQGEDERAEARFVAEEIFRLHQEGFKLGDCAILYRVHAQSRALEDWLLKGNIPYEVLGGVRFYDRKEIKNILAYLRVLANPADDISLARAINEPRRGVGQATWEKLAAAAANQNQSVAQLILTDIKTVDLGGRAQNAVNGFAVLLKKLMDAKVKLPVTQLVETILQESGYWEQMEQDKTPEGQTRRENIREFITVTQEYDRNSEEKDLEGFLAEVSLVSDIDNYEGEDKVPMMTLHTAKGLEFPVVFLVGLEDGVFPSNRSLLEAEQMEEERRICYVGMTRAQQQLYLTYAWRRHMYGNTQYNSPSRFLNEIPHQFFGGDAAPKIAAANNNVTQSEADSEGRQIFNLGDKVYHVKFGEGSVVKVVGSGSDVKVTVAFPDQGIKVLALAYAPLRKVSK; encoded by the coding sequence TTGAGCCGTTTATTAGAGCATTTAAACACTGAACAAAAAGAAGCGGTAACCTCAGTATCAGGTCCGCTTTTGATAATTGCCGGTGCTGGTTCGGGTAAGACTCGGGTTATCACGCACCGTATTGCGTATTTATTAGACGAAATGGATGTAGACCCCGGGAGGATATTGGCAATCACCTTTACCAATAAGGCGGCAAATGAGATGAAAGAGCGTTTGGAAAAACTGCTCTCTTATCCGGTGTCCGGTATGTGGGTCAGTACCTTCCATTCGGCTTGCGTGCGTATTTTACGCCGGGAAACGGACCACCTGCCTTATGGCCGAAACTTTGTCATCTATGATGCTGCGGATCAGCGGACATTACTTGGAAGCTGTGTCAAGGAACTGGGGCTGGATGAAAAACGTTATACTCCTCGAGTAATAGCGGCTAAAATATCTAATGCCAAAAACCAGCTATATACTCCGGAGAAGTTTAGGCAGAAGGCTGATGACTTTTTTGATGAGCAGGTGGCCAAGGTTTATACTTTATACCAGGAAAAGTTATTTAAGTATAATGCCATGGATTTTGATGATTTAATTATGCAGACTGTACTGATGTTTAGCCGTAAGCCGGAAGTACTTGCATATTATCAAAATCGGTTTCAATACATTTTAGTAGATGAGTATCAGGATACAAACCATGCCCAGTACATACTGGTTAAACTCCTGGCTCAGCAACACGAAAATATCTGTGTTGTGGGAGACCCGGACCAGTCAATCTACGGCTGGCGGGGTGCGGATATCCAGAATATCCTTGATTTTGAACATGATTATAGCAGTGCAAAGGTAATTCGTTTGGAACAAAACTATCGGTCCACCCGCAATATTCTCGGGGCTGCGAACGAAGTTATTAAGCAAAATATGGGCCGGAAGCCTAAGAATCTTTGGACAGAAAATGAAGAGGGCCGGAAAATCATCAAGTACCAGGGTGAGGACGAGCGGGCTGAAGCACGGTTTGTGGCGGAAGAAATTTTTCGTCTACACCAAGAGGGTTTTAAATTGGGGGATTGTGCCATCCTCTATCGGGTACACGCGCAGTCGAGGGCTTTAGAAGATTGGCTCCTTAAGGGTAATATTCCTTACGAGGTACTGGGGGGGGTGCGATTTTATGATCGCAAAGAGATAAAAAATATTTTAGCTTACCTGCGGGTGCTGGCTAACCCGGCGGATGATATCAGCCTGGCCCGGGCAATCAATGAACCACGGCGAGGTGTTGGGCAGGCTACTTGGGAAAAGTTAGCTGCAGCTGCAGCTAACCAGAATCAGTCTGTGGCCCAGTTGATATTGACGGACATTAAAACTGTTGATCTGGGGGGGCGAGCCCAAAACGCCGTAAATGGTTTTGCCGTTTTGCTAAAGAAGCTGATGGATGCCAAGGTGAAGCTTCCCGTTACCCAACTAGTAGAAACGATACTTCAGGAAAGCGGCTATTGGGAACAGATGGAACAGGACAAGACCCCTGAAGGGCAGACCCGGCGGGAGAACATCCGTGAATTTATCACTGTTACCCAGGAATATGACCGTAACAGCGAAGAAAAAGACTTGGAAGGATTTTTAGCGGAGGTTTCTTTGGTGAGCGATATAGATAATTATGAGGGCGAGGATAAGGTGCCCATGATGACTTTACACACTGCCAAGGGTTTGGAGTTTCCGGTGGTATTTTTAGTTGGGCTGGAAGATGGAGTGTTTCCCAGTAATCGGTCGCTGCTTGAAGCGGAGCAGATGGAAGAAGAAAGACGCATTTGCTATGTGGGTATGACCCGGGCCCAGCAGCAGCTTTACCTAACCTACGCCTGGAGACGCCATATGTATGGCAATACCCAATATAACAGCCCATCGCGGTTTCTAAATGAAATACCACATCAGTTTTTCGGTGGCGATGCAGCTCCAAAGATTGCGGCGGCAAATAATAATGTGACACAAAGTGAAGCTGACAGTGAGGGCCGACAGATATTCAACCTGGGTGATAAAGTTTACCACGTCAAGTTTGGTGAGGGTTCGGTGGTAAAGGTGGTAGGCAGCGGCAGTGATGTCAAGGTTACGGTTGCTTTTCCTGACCAGGGCATTAAAGTACTGGCTCTGGCCTATGCACCGCTACGTAAGGTCAGTAAGTGA
- a CDS encoding cyclodeaminase/cyclohydrolase family protein, whose amino-acid sequence MSEVYQWTFRKLIDESASDAPTPGGGSVSALVASLGTAMVAMVSNLTVGKEKYADVQDEVKEIKDETYQLLEKLEELVTKDIAAFGEFMRVLKMPKGNDEEKKIRSAEMQKAYIYATDTPLEIAKTCLEALKLADKLSPIGNKGAISDVGVAAYVGEAALKSVLLSVDINLPGIKDQDYTAKAVKEKEMLISEAETLREKTIKVVQERM is encoded by the coding sequence ATGAGTGAAGTTTATCAGTGGACCTTTCGTAAGCTAATTGACGAATCAGCATCAGATGCGCCAACCCCAGGCGGCGGCAGTGTCTCCGCCCTGGTGGCTAGTCTCGGAACAGCTATGGTAGCTATGGTTAGTAATTTAACAGTGGGAAAAGAAAAGTACGCCGACGTTCAAGATGAGGTTAAGGAAATCAAGGATGAAACCTATCAATTGCTGGAAAAACTTGAAGAACTTGTTACCAAGGACATTGCCGCCTTCGGCGAATTCATGCGGGTCTTGAAAATGCCTAAGGGAAACGATGAAGAGAAAAAAATTCGCTCTGCAGAAATGCAAAAGGCATATATTTATGCCACGGATACGCCATTGGAAATCGCTAAGACCTGCCTGGAAGCACTAAAACTGGCTGACAAACTTTCCCCCATTGGCAATAAGGGCGCTATCAGTGATGTCGGGGTAGCTGCCTATGTAGGTGAGGCAGCATTGAAAAGTGTATTGTTAAGTGTGGATATTAATCTCCCTGGTATAAAAGACCAGGATTATACTGCTAAGGCCGTGAAAGAGAAGGAAATGCTTATCTCTGAGGCGGAGACGTTAAGGGAAAAAACAATCAAAGTAGTCCAAGAGAGAATGTAA
- a CDS encoding response regulator codes for MTKILIIDDEEDIRYTLKEICSLSGWNTCEAVNGNMGLKLFKKERPDLVLVDYHMPELDGLATVKALRKLSTEVPIIVLTVDERQQVADTFLDAGASDFALKPIKAPDLISRLKVHLSILKSTQGQVEDDDVYTVKGISKATLKLVVDYLKTCSNGASIEEITDGVCLAYPTVHRYLMYLVDRGDILVQADYGKVGRPKNRYYNK; via the coding sequence ATGACTAAGATTTTGATTATCGATGACGAGGAAGACATTCGCTATACCCTTAAGGAGATATGTTCTCTTTCCGGTTGGAATACTTGTGAGGCGGTTAACGGCAACATGGGCCTGAAGCTGTTTAAAAAAGAACGGCCGGATTTGGTATTAGTGGATTACCATATGCCTGAATTAGACGGACTGGCTACCGTTAAGGCGCTGCGCAAATTATCCACGGAGGTGCCTATAATTGTCTTAACTGTGGATGAACGGCAGCAGGTTGCCGATACATTCCTCGATGCCGGGGCCAGCGATTTTGCTTTAAAGCCGATCAAGGCGCCTGATCTTATCAGCAGGTTAAAGGTGCATCTAAGTATCCTTAAAAGTACCCAGGGACAAGTGGAAGATGATGATGTTTATACTGTTAAGGGAATTAGTAAAGCTACATTGAAGCTGGTTGTGGATTATCTTAAGACCTGCAGTAACGGTGCCTCAATTGAGGAAATAACTGATGGGGTTTGTTTGGCGTATCCTACGGTGCACAGATATTTAATGTATCTTGTGGACCGGGGGGATATATTGGTCCAAGCAGATTATGGGAAGGTAGGAAGGCCGAAAAACCGATACTATAATAAGTGA
- a CDS encoding bifunctional 5,10-methylenetetrahydrofolate dehydrogenase/5,10-methenyltetrahydrofolate cyclohydrolase, with amino-acid sequence MGEIIDGRAIANEIKEEVKAEVEQYKQQGITPKLDVVLVGDDPASISYARSKGKVSDKLGVAYELHTLPTDTPEADVLQLIERLNGDETVHGILVELPLPKHIDKEKVMEAVDPNKDVDGVHPINRGYIMSGQEGLFPATPQSCVEILLRSGVELQGKHAVLVGRGETVGKPLFFMLLKHNPTMTVCHSRTKDLASFTKQADIVIAAVGRAKMITGDMLKPGAVVIDAGINQAEDGGLCGDVDFDSAKEVAGKITPVPGGVGSMTTALILKNVLKAIKKQQG; translated from the coding sequence ATGGGTGAAATTATTGATGGCAGAGCGATCGCTAACGAAATTAAGGAAGAGGTTAAAGCCGAGGTTGAACAGTATAAACAGCAGGGAATAACCCCTAAACTTGATGTTGTCTTGGTTGGGGATGACCCTGCTTCAATATCTTACGCTCGCTCAAAGGGTAAAGTAAGCGATAAGTTAGGGGTGGCCTATGAACTACACACATTGCCGACGGACACTCCTGAAGCGGATGTATTGCAGCTAATAGAACGCCTTAACGGGGATGAAACGGTACATGGTATCTTGGTAGAATTACCCCTGCCGAAGCATATCGATAAAGAAAAGGTTATGGAAGCAGTTGACCCCAATAAGGATGTTGACGGTGTGCATCCTATCAACCGTGGGTACATAATGAGTGGACAGGAAGGTCTTTTCCCGGCTACGCCTCAATCCTGTGTTGAGATACTGTTAAGAAGCGGTGTAGAGCTGCAGGGCAAACATGCTGTACTTGTCGGGCGTGGTGAAACAGTGGGCAAGCCTTTGTTCTTCATGCTGCTCAAGCATAACCCTACCATGACTGTCTGCCATTCAAGAACCAAAGATCTAGCAAGTTTTACCAAGCAAGCTGACATAGTTATTGCTGCAGTGGGACGTGCCAAGATGATTACCGGCGATATGCTTAAGCCCGGCGCTGTTGTGATTGATGCGGGAATTAATCAAGCTGAAGACGGCGGCCTTTGCGGCGATGTGGATTTTGACAGTGCTAAAGAAGTGGCAGGTAAGATTACACCTGTTCCCGGCGGAGTAGGTTCGATGACCACCGCACTGATTTTAAAGAATGTGCTGAAAGCTATAAAAAAGCAGCAGGGATAA